The window TTATTTATCACCCGCCTTCCTCTTTTACCTCTTGATTCTATAAATTGTGgtgatgttctttctttttttccttctatttcttgttcctgttcttgcttCTGTTAtccttgatggtggtggtggtggtgatgatgataaaaatgatgttgccgttgttggtcttcttcttcttcttctccttcgtcttcttcttcttcttcttcttcgttttcgtttttctAGATTTTGTAATAATTACACTACAGAGTCAATGAAATTACTAATGTAAAGGTGATCACAGTCATgaaaatgatgaggatgatgatgataaagaggagGATGATTTTCATGGATGTTGACAGCAGTGGGTGGTACAGTCAAGTCAGAAGTTCTCCACTGCCACcagtaaccatgtaacccagtaccaCCTGCCGTGTATGGGGGTGAGAGGTGCAgaaaacccaacaagaaaatccGACCCGGAGAAGATGAGTTCCGACAGTTTTGACTTGCTGAAGACACGTACTATCATAAAGGAAAATACCCCATGCGTGCCTAGCACATATCACACACgtacatagtgacgtcactgatgacgttttcagaagaaggggaaataactctggaaggctgaaaaatcaCACAGTTTACATAGAGTGTTCTATCTCCAGACTGTTTTCTCCATTTCAGGCTTATTGTTTTGAATGTCGTTTtaagacttgaaacaccacttcaTACTGTTTTTTTCCCCGGCACTGAAGGAGTTTTAAAGAGGCCATACCGGATCCAGGGTTAACAATGGCCGCGCCATCCGCCAACCTCCACCAAGGCGGACGTGTGAAGTGTGCTACTGGAGGAAAACCACAGTAACTCCTCGGGAGGAATATCATCACATTCAGCACCTGGAACGGAAGAACAGGTTGGACAACTAAAAAGACTGACCCATGGACATGGACAGATACACCAGGTACATTCTCGTCCTCTGTGAAGCTGGATGGAAAACAGCGGAGAAGTATAGACAGAGGAAGGGTATGTTCTGTTCTATAGTGGAGAAGAGGACAACCATGTACATGGAGTGATCGACATGAAGAACGCAGCACTGGAATGCGACCCAGGATAATGACCACTCACTTACGAGTCAAGTCATTCCGCATCACGGTGGTGCAAATACATTATCTTGTTGTGATACAAAATCATACTTCGAGCGTATTACATTGCCTATTTAGATGATGAAAAGCTGCAGTATAGACACTGATATGAAGAAATTGCCTACGTGCATACCAAGAAAGTGCCCcaagttttgtctctttttttccagtttattaatttacttatttattcatttacttgtgatcacgttgttgttgtttgtttgtttgttttttttttggggggggggggttgtttgctttttttgtgtttttgtttgtaacgaagtgcatatttagtACAGTGACAAAAAATGATGTAAAATATGCACTATGTTCTTATTCTGTATTcgtctttgtcttgttacacTTTTTCCCTGCTATGCATtaagttaatgtaatgtattgtattcgtacTGCTTAGTTATATTAtttagttatattaagatttttgcaatgtaaacaaaaattgaatgaaaaaaaattttgaaagaaaacaacaacaaaaacattgttcCTGTTACCATGCTGGTACTGTCCAGGACAGAAacatctctctgtatgtatgtatgtctgtctaacacacacacacacacacacacacacacacacacacacacacacacacacacacacacacacatacacacacaatatgtatatatatatttctaatgtgacttgcatttgcggcaatgaaattaccccggTACattataaatgtgaacagttaaaacctatgtcatttacaaaatctgcagttccatctgcttccattagaaatgtcttatatgataatcaacatgtgtttgacatagttcagagtttaatttggagcccaattggctctttgttataattctactggttgactaattagtttgtttcatttcgtttatatatatatatatatatacacgtgcacaaacacacacacacacacacacacacacacacacacacacacacacacacgtgcacacacatatacaacgtgtgttgtttgtatgtctgtgtgtgagcgtgcgtgcgtgcttgcgagtgtgcgtgcgtgtgtcagtgagtgtgcttATGAAGAGAAGGGGCATGTTCAAAGAAAGGAATATACATgcctctgtgtggttgtgtgtgtgtgtgtgtgtgcgcgcgcgcgcgcgcgcgccacatatAAGCACGCACACGCttttacgcacagacacacactgaaacacacgcacacacgcacgcacacattctttTACAATTATTCCCAGCGGTATTCCCAACTAACCACAACCACGAGGAACCAAAACCCACCCGTTTTCTCATTCACTGACTCGTCCGcttactccctcccacccccctctcccaccacccctgtCCTTGCCCTGTTTCAGCAGGTTGTGAAGAAAACGTCATTCCTACCATCAGGCAAAATGCAGTGTTCCCGTGGgatgctggtggtgctggtggcgcTGGTGCTGGCCCTGTGGTGTCAACAGGGGCAAGCACTCTACACGTACTCGTGTGACGGACAGCTGATGACGTTGCACTGTCCTCCCCGACAAGTGCTGCACGTGCGCTCCGCCATGTTTGGCAAAAAGCCCGGCACCCACCAGAGGCACGTTGCGATAAGCTTAGGCATCACCAGTTCCCTTttagttttggtttgttttcacacacacacacacacacacacacacacatatatatatatatatatatatatatatatatatatgggggtggggtggcgggggcgttgtttgtttgttcgtttgtcttggtttaaacaaaactttattcaatAAACAtgctatacatgtacacatagacagcggagcaacaacaagctatcagcttatatcgtgctcagtaATCATGTGATTAAATTCATTGGTTTCGTTTGACGGTTGGTGAACGCTACACAAATGCAGTTATGTTGAAATAACacgttttccaactgcatatgaatggcagtcattgcagacattgtttccttttttgagcagccgtgtttgtttattttggtttggtttgggggttttttccccaaaTTTATCATGCTTTGCTTTACATCattttttgggtttgggtttaaTTTGCTTTTGTGTGTCGGATTGCTCGTccgtttttcatttgtttttgttgggtttttttgtttgttctttttgctttttggttgtgtgtgtgtgtgtgtgtgtgtgtgtgtgtgtgtgtgtgtgtgtgtgtgtgtgtgtgtgcgtgtgtgtgtgtgctgccgtctttttgtctgtatgtatgctccttttcttttcttttactcttgATTTCGTAATTCAATGGTCTGGACAAGGCCTGGGAACAGTGCTGTGTATCTAATCGTTTGTAGGTCAGTTTATATTCAGGACAAACTCTGTGATGCCAGCAGCCATGTGACAGAGGCAGGGCGTGTGTTGGTCACGGGAGGGAAAGCGCAGAGGGGGGGGAGCTAGACTCGTGCTGCAGGTTTAAGTACTGCACTgaatttaaaacaacaataattttATAGTATCAAGGACTAATATTTACTTGCATTTGGAAAACATTATATTTAAGTAatttatttgatgtgtgtgtggtgtggtgtgtgtgtgatgcgacggttgtggtggtgatggtggtgggggtggtggtggttgtgtgtgtgtgtgtgtgtgtgtgctgcagatgCGGGGAAACCACAAGAATCCACCGGGCCTgtgagacagacatcacacaattCATGAAATATAAATGCGACGGCTTAGATTATTGTCAGgtaaatccctccctcccccatccatccattcatgcaCCCACCGATCCGTCCATTCATCCacccgcccatccatccatccattaactcacccacccatccatccatccatccgttaactcacccacccgtccatccatccatccacccacccacccatccactcacccaccaatccatccatccacccacccatccgtccattcatccacacgcccattcatccatccattaactcacccacccatccatctatccatccattaactcacccacccatccactcacccatccatccaggtCACTGCAAAACAATAATCAAAAGAATATATTGCTTTGCTGTGCTGGCACCGTCACAGAAAGATCCAGTGAACGATTAGCTAGCTTGGGTGTCTCCTCACTTTACGTTTCTCTGTTGTAATTGATGGAACTGTGCAGCTCTGACTTACAATTGCCTGTCATCGTAGCAGCCACAATCTTCTGTTATTGTTTGGTATTGACTACAGAAAGTacgaaaagaaatacagacaagGTATGCACCGTTATTGTTGATTTCATTTCAGAAGGTAACAGGCACACAAAGATGTCCGAAACTCACCCTCCCCAAAACACTGATTGTGTTGTAGAGGTGGGAAGCAGCGGGCAAAGGAAATCACCAgcaaaaaatgtatttaaaaaacccacaaaaacaaaaatggaaactGCACCCACAGAAGTCAAATGAAATAGAGAAAACTTGTTTAAATAATCTGCAACATTTCCTCTTTCAGGTGATCATAAATACATAAGCAtcaccatcacagtcatcatcgtcatcatgatcagcatcacttcatcatgatcatgaccaccatcagcagcagcaccaccaccatcaccatcattatcgacgtcatcggcatcatcatcatcatcaccaccaccatcgtcgtagtcatcataaatagcacatcatcaccaccactaccatcatcaccatcatccccaccaccactaccaccgtcatcatcactacaaccatcatccccaccaccaccaccacagtcatcatcactACAACCATCATAACCAGCACCACCATGTGCTCTGAAGTCTGTGATATGTGTGAGGTAGGTGCAGAGGGGGGTGTTCCCGTTCTGTCTGATGACCTGTCCAGACATCAAAGCAAACTGTGTAATGAAGCTGTGAACCTGAGCACCTGTCCAGACATCAAAGCAAACTGTGTGATGAAGCTGTTAACCTGAACACCTGTCCAGACATCAAAGCAAACTGTGTGATGAAGCTGTTAACCTGAACACCTGTCCAGACACAAAAGCAAACTGTGTGATGAAGCTGTTAACCTGAACACCTGTCCAGACATCAAAGCAAACTGCGTGATGAAGCTTTCAACCTAAACACCTGTCCACACATCAAAGCAAACTGCGTGATGAAGCTTTCAACCTAAACACCTGTCCACACATCAAAGCAAACTGTGTGATGAAGCTTTCAACCTAAACACCTGTCCAGACATCAAAGCAAACTGTGTGATGAAGCTTTCAACCTGAACACCTGTCCACACATCAAAGCAAACTGTGTGATGAAGCTTTCAACCTGAACACCTGTCCACACATCAAAGCAAACATTCTGCCGAACACCATCTGTCCAGACATAAAAGCAAAGTCTGTAATGCAAGCAGCCAGTGACAGATGCAAGGTGTTTGTTGGTCACAAGAGGGAACTGGCAGAGGGTGAAGGCTGGACTGATGGTGCAGATTTCAATACGACACCGAAGTTCAAACGAAAAATCGTTTCGTGAAGAACAACTAAACCCTGCCTCACTTTGGAGCACAttatgatgtgcgtgtgtgtgtgtgcgcgcgcgcgcgcgcgtgtgtgtgtgcctgtgtgtgggagGACATACGTatctgtctgcgtttgtgtgagtgtgtggcgggtgtgtttttctttctctagtttaacgtcttttcactggtaggTGATATCAGACGGTGGAGGGTGCGTTGGTGTGCGTACTTGAGCACGCgctcatgtgtgtctgtgtgtgtgcgcgcatgcggcTGCATGCGCACCGTCATTCCCTAACGGCTGTGcttctttgtgctgtgctgtgttgttgcagaTCCAAACTGATGCAGGCAATATATTATCAGTTGAAAACATCGAACATAACAGAAAGCTGGCCATGCACATCTGCTATGCATTGAAACACCGTGAAGAACTATTGGATACCCCGTAGAGACGTGTCTGCGAACACCTACCTAcgtagtgtgtattgtgtgtgtggcaatgtaTGCAGatttgtgtctgggtctgtggcCTTCACAACTGAAACATTTGTCCCTGTCATTATCACCGTGCTGCTGCAGATCATGGTGGAGATGGCCACGTTCTCCCTGGAGACCTTCTGCCCGGACTTCATCAAGTACGCTGAGGTGGTGTTCGACTGCATCCCGCCACAACGCATGCAGGGCGTGCGCTCCTGCCTCGAAAGGTGTCTGCCTCCGCCTGTCCCCTCCTTCGGTCGGCGTCGGAACCCCAGCAGGTCAGAAGCCCCTGCCTTGATGTGGAATGAGAATAagatttagtagtagtagtcgtagcagcagcagcagcagtagtagtagcagcagcagcagtagtagtagtagcagcagcagtagttgtagcagcagcagcagtagtagtcgtagcttcatcagcagcagcagcagcagtagaagtcgtagcagcagtagtagtagtagtagcagcagcagtagtagtagtagtagcagcagcagcagcaataataagaagtagtagtagtagcagcagcagcagtagtagcagcattagtagtagtagcagcagcattagtagtagtagtagtagcagcagtagtagtagtagcagcagcagcagcagcagtagtagcagcggcagtagtaatagcagcagtagtagtagtagcagcaacagcagtagtagcagcagcaatagtagaaatagttgtagtagtgttgttgttgtagcagtagtagtagtagtaaagacgACGACACCGACAAAGAAGTTATTTGTATTAGTTATAGCCATGACAGCAGATGACAGCAGCGGCATCAGTAACAGAAGCATAACAGAAACAGAAGCAATAGTaatagcagtaacagcaacaatagcagcagccggagtagcggcagcagtagcagcaacaacaatagcagcagtagtaataacaGAAGCATcagtattgtattactctgttttgtcacaacaggtttctctgtgtgaaattcgggctgctttccccagggagagcgcgtcgctacactgacagcgtcgcccactttttttgtatttttcctgcctgcaattttttatttgtttctcctatcgaagtggatttttctacagaattttgccatggacaacccttttgttgccgtgggtttttttacgtgcgctaagtgcatgctgcagacgggacctcggtttatcgtctcatccgaatgaccagcgtctagaccaccactcaaggtctagtggagagggagaaaatactggcgactgtgccgtgattcgaatcagtgcgctcagattctctcgcttcctatgcggacgcgttacctctaggccatcattcaaTATTAGtagtatgagtagtagtagtagctgataCCATTGTGCTTCACAGTCATTCATATTTACTGTGTCCAGGAcaacagtggtagtagtagtagtaataacagcagtagtagcagtaatagtagttgtattAGAAGTTGTGGAAGTAGATTATAACTGTGTTGAGGACGGCGTGGTAATTGTAACGATGGAAGTTATCGTGGTAGCAGTATCTTCCTAGTCGTCGCCGtcagcttcatcatcattattgccctCTTGGTACACCATGGTGTTGAAATGATTTGGCGCCGATGCTGAGAATAGGTTTACTGGTTGAATCTTTGTCAACCTTTCATCGTGTAGTAGTCGTAGCattaatggcaacaacaacaccatgaccagtagcaacagtagcaacaatagcaactgtagcagcagtagcaacagtagctactagagagagagaggtttgcctTAATTCACTGAGTCCTGTACCCTAGTATTTCTCTGGGGTCAAAATTCTTCTcatcaaaacagttttcacgttGATACATGTGCATAAACCGCAAGGAAAGGGAAACTAACTCGTACCGTATTTCCAGGTACGTCCACATGCAgtctggaggggaagaaatgtatatTTTCTGCACAATATCTGCATCAGTACGGCATGGAAGCCTGTCGATGTTGTAAACGTCCCAGGGTTGAATCGGTTAAATAATCCCTCTCACGATCTCTGAAGTGGTCCATTGTTTTCCCCAGCGTCTACAGTGCCCATGCGATGCCGCCCAGTTCCTTCAGCGGCAGCAACGCCGTGGTGCCGACCTCCGCACCCAGTCAGGCCGGGGTGGTGTACACCCACCAGGGAGGCTCACCCGTCCACGCCCCACCCGCCTCCGCCTCCGCCTCCGCGCCATCATCCCCGCCAGCAGGAGGGGCAGGTACGACCGTCAGAGatgtgcctgtgtgttgtgttttgttgtgttgtattgtgttgtgtggtgttgtgctgtgctgtgttgcattatgtggtgttgtattctattgtgttgtgttgtatagtgttgtgttgtgttgcattgtattgtatcgtgttgtgttgtgttgtggttgtgctgtgctgtgctgtgttgtgttgtatcgtgctgtgttgtgctgtgctgtattctgttgtgttgtgttgtatagtgttgtatcgtgttgtgttgtattctgtcgtgttgtattatattgtgttgtatagtgtgatgtattgtgttgtgttgtatcgtgttgcattatgttgtattatgttgtaatgtaatgtattgtgttgtattgcattgtactgaagtCTGAGCACGACATGACAGAGTTCTGGTAATTAACTGCTTGACTAACGAGAGGTACATTTAACCCTTGTAgattttgtctcgtcttgtcttgtgttgtctttgcTTTGTTTGTGTCCGTCTttgccactctctttctgtctttatctttgattgcctctctttctctctgtgtgtgtgtgtgtgtgtgtgtgtgtgtgtgtgtgtgtgtgtgtgtgtgtttccctgtgtgacgTTTTTCCTGTACTTGTAGTACATAAGCAATCGGAAAAATTGTATTAATTCATTGATTCGTCCatatatttattcaattatttgagGGCGGGAATTAatgaagctttcagcttatccattgTACTCTCTCTAGAATATTAATTTTGTTCgtacgttcgtttgttcgttcgttctgtgtctgtttgcctgcctgccttctgtctctctctctgactctgtctgtctgcctgtctctgtctctctttcacacacacacacacactatacccagAGATGTACTGATGATGATTCAATATAAATCAAAATGTTATGCTCactcttctcccatctctctcccatctctctcttctcccatttctctctctctgtctctgtctgtctctctctgtatatagaaTACAAACTGTGGGtgactttattttcattttctttcccagaGGGCTTGATCTAAATATATTTAAAAATAGTTCTAATTATTCCATTACCCGCTTGGAGTaaaatttgtttcgtttttcgtgtgtgtgtgttctttgggggttttttgtttgttttttgtttttgtttattgtttgtttgttttttatcttttatttcattttagtttagtttttatCGTTTCACCTTTATTCCatcgttttatttttatttttataagttTATTTTTATCGTTTCCCACTTCACCT of the Babylonia areolata isolate BAREFJ2019XMU chromosome 27, ASM4173473v1, whole genome shotgun sequence genome contains:
- the LOC143301194 gene encoding uncharacterized protein LOC143301194 isoform X1, with translation MNVTSVTWLRGKRQQVVKKTSFLPSGKMQCSRGMLVVLVALVLALWCQQGQALYTYSCDGQLMTLHCPPRQVLHVRSAMFGKKPGTHQRCGETTRIHRACETDITQFMKYKCDGLDYCQIMVEMATFSLETFCPDFIKYAEVVFDCIPPQRMQGVRSCLERCLPPPVPSFGRRRNPSSVYSAHAMPPSSFSGSNAVVPTSAPSQAGVVYTHQGGSPVHAPPASASASAPSSPPAGGAAGAGPAAEPKGFGSPPVPPQPGAAAPSAGLSQRVMSVVRSHLRSAKNAPTASGHAQSGSPQTSVPRDLMAKIGQMIGAMRRGKLG
- the LOC143301194 gene encoding uncharacterized protein LOC143301194 isoform X4 encodes the protein MQCSRGMLVVLVALVLALWCQQGQALYTYSCDGQLMTLHCPPRQVLHVRSAMFGKKPGTHQRCGETTRIHRACETDITQFMKYKCDGLDYCQIMVEMATFSLETFCPDFIKYAEVVFDCIPPQRMQGVRSCLERCLPPPVPSFGRRRNPSSVYSAHAMPPSSFSGSNAVVPTSAPSQAGVVYTHQGGSPVHAPPASASASAPSSPPAGGAAGAGPAAEPKGFGSPPVPPQPGAAAPSAGLSQRVMSVVRSHLRSAKNAPTASGHAQSGSPQTSVPRDLMAKIGQMIGAMRRGKLG
- the LOC143301194 gene encoding uncharacterized protein LOC143301194 isoform X3, which produces MNVTSVTWLRGKRQVVKKTSFLPSGKMQCSRGMLVVLVALVLALWCQQGQALYTYSCDGQLMTLHCPPRQVLHVRSAMFGKKPGTHQRCGETTRIHRACETDITQFMKYKCDGLDYCQIMVEMATFSLETFCPDFIKYAEVVFDCIPPQRMQGVRSCLERCLPPPVPSFGRRRNPSSVYSAHAMPPSSFSGSNAVVPTSAPSQAGVVYTHQGGSPVHAPPASASASAPSSPPAGGAAGAGPAAEPKGFGSPPVPPQPGAAAPSAGLSQRVMSVVRSHLRSAKNAPTASGHAQSGSPQTSVPRDLMAKIGQMIGAMRRGKLG
- the LOC143301194 gene encoding uncharacterized protein LOC143301194 isoform X2, encoding MNVTSVTWLRGKRQQVVKKTSFLPSGKMQCSRGMLVVLVALVLALWCQQGQALYTYSCDGQLMTLHCPPRQVLHVRSAMFGKKPGTHQRCGETTRIHRACETDITQFMKYKCDGLDYCQIMVEMATFSLETFCPDFIKYAEVVFDCIPPQRMQGVRSCLERCLPPPVPSFGRRRNPSSVYSAHAMPPSSFSGSNAVVPTSAPSQAGVVYTHQGGSPVHAPPASASASAPSSPPAGGAGAGPAAEPKGFGSPPVPPQPGAAAPSAGLSQRVMSVVRSHLRSAKNAPTASGHAQSGSPQTSVPRDLMAKIGQMIGAMRRGKLG